One stretch of Chlamydia abortus DNA includes these proteins:
- a CDS encoding amino acid permease — translation MISNGSKSGKNLGAIALAGMVISSMIGGGIFSLPQNMAASAGVGAIILAWILTGVGMFFIANTFKILSLVRPDLTTGIYMYSREGFGPYIGFTIGWGYWLCQIFGNVGYAVMTMDALNYFFPPYFQGGNTLPAILGGSILIWVFNFIVLKGIRQASFINIIGTVGKLVPLIVFIIITAFLFKLAIFKTDFWGDTVTKTQPLLGSMTSQLKSTMLVTLWAFIGIEGAVVMSARAKSPSAVGKATILGFTGCLTVYILLSILPFGSLFQHQLAGIANPSTAGVLDILVGKWGEILMNVGLLIAVLSSWLSWTMIVAEIPYSAAKNGTFPEIFAIENAHRSPKVSLYVTSALMQIAMLLVYFSTDAWNTMLSITGVMVLPAYFASAAFLVKFSKNKKYPNKGPIKAFTAKITGLLGAVYSIWLIYAGGLKYLLMAIILLALGIPFYIDAGKKGRNAKTFFAKKEVTEITIIAFLALLAIFLFSTEKIRL, via the coding sequence ATGATTTCTAATGGGAGTAAATCCGGGAAAAATCTCGGAGCCATAGCTTTAGCAGGCATGGTCATTAGCTCCATGATTGGGGGAGGGATTTTCAGCCTTCCCCAAAATATGGCAGCATCTGCAGGAGTAGGCGCAATTATCTTAGCATGGATCCTAACAGGCGTAGGCATGTTTTTCATTGCCAATACTTTTAAAATTCTCTCATTAGTACGCCCGGACTTAACGACAGGAATCTATATGTACAGCCGAGAAGGATTTGGCCCCTACATAGGGTTTACTATCGGCTGGGGATATTGGTTATGCCAGATCTTTGGGAATGTCGGTTATGCCGTGATGACCATGGATGCATTAAACTATTTTTTCCCTCCCTACTTTCAAGGAGGAAATACTCTACCCGCCATTCTAGGGGGCTCCATACTCATCTGGGTTTTCAATTTCATCGTCTTAAAAGGAATCCGTCAGGCATCGTTCATTAACATCATCGGCACAGTAGGCAAACTCGTTCCTCTGATTGTATTCATTATCATCACAGCCTTTCTTTTTAAACTTGCGATTTTCAAAACAGATTTTTGGGGGGATACGGTTACAAAAACACAACCGTTATTAGGATCTATGACTAGTCAGCTGAAAAGCACAATGTTAGTTACCTTATGGGCTTTCATAGGCATCGAAGGCGCCGTAGTCATGTCCGCACGTGCAAAAAGTCCTAGTGCTGTTGGAAAAGCGACGATTTTAGGTTTTACTGGGTGTCTCACTGTTTACATACTTTTATCTATCTTACCTTTTGGCTCCTTATTTCAACATCAACTCGCCGGTATTGCCAACCCTTCCACCGCGGGAGTATTGGATATTCTCGTAGGAAAATGGGGAGAAATTTTAATGAATGTTGGTCTCCTTATTGCCGTACTTTCTAGTTGGTTATCCTGGACTATGATCGTTGCTGAGATCCCGTATTCTGCAGCAAAAAATGGGACATTCCCAGAGATTTTCGCTATCGAAAATGCGCATCGCTCTCCTAAAGTTTCATTATATGTTACTAGTGCTCTCATGCAAATCGCTATGCTTCTGGTATACTTTTCAACCGACGCATGGAATACCATGTTGAGCATTACAGGCGTAATGGTCTTACCTGCCTATTTCGCAAGTGCCGCTTTTCTTGTGAAGTTTAGTAAAAACAAAAAATACCCAAATAAGGGACCTATCAAAGCCTTCACTGCAAAAATTACAGGACTTCTGGGTGCCGTTTATTCTATTTGGCTCATCTATGCTGGAGGGCTGAAATATCTACTTATGGCTATCATTCTCTTGGCGTTAGGCATTCCTTTTTACATCGATGCCGGGAAAAAAGGCAGAAATGCAAAAACATTTTTTGCAAAAAAAGAGGTTACAGAAATTACCATCATTGCTTTTCTAGCCTTATTGGCTATATTCCTCTTTTCAACGGAAAAAATCCGTTTATAA
- a CDS encoding NAD(P)/FAD-dependent oxidoreductase, giving the protein MRIAVLGAGYAGLSVTWHLLLHSQGTATIDLFDPVPLGHGASGLSSGLLHGFTGKKAIKPPLADLGITSTHSLITEASKALHTPIVLSRGIIRPAVDNEQAEIFMKRVEEFPQELEWWEKARCEMTVPGIVSDLGALFIKNGVTINNNAYINGLWDACANLGTQFYDELIENLSDIEEFYEHIIVTPGANAHFLPELQKLPLSNVKGQLIEIAWPKDLAIPQFSINGRKYMVANTENHTCILGSTFEHNQPEIVPDENVAYNEIMPPALSLFPALKDATILNYYAGMRSSSSTRLPLISRVKENLWFLGGLGSKGLLYHGLTGDMLAQAVLKQSTAYIAKEFLFTL; this is encoded by the coding sequence ATGCGTATAGCAGTTTTAGGAGCAGGATATGCCGGGCTTTCTGTAACTTGGCATTTACTGCTGCATTCTCAGGGAACAGCAACTATTGATCTTTTTGATCCTGTACCTTTAGGTCATGGGGCTTCGGGATTGTCTTCAGGTCTCCTCCACGGATTTACTGGGAAAAAAGCGATTAAACCTCCCCTCGCCGATTTAGGAATTACCTCTACGCATAGCTTAATCACAGAAGCTAGCAAAGCATTACATACCCCTATTGTTCTTTCCCGTGGGATCATCCGCCCAGCAGTAGACAATGAACAGGCGGAGATTTTTATGAAGCGTGTCGAGGAGTTTCCTCAAGAACTCGAGTGGTGGGAGAAAGCACGTTGTGAAATGACTGTCCCCGGTATTGTTTCTGATCTCGGAGCTTTGTTCATAAAGAACGGTGTAACCATAAATAATAACGCTTATATTAATGGTCTCTGGGATGCTTGTGCTAATCTTGGCACCCAGTTTTACGATGAGCTTATAGAAAATCTCTCTGATATTGAAGAGTTTTATGAGCATATTATCGTTACACCAGGAGCGAATGCCCATTTCCTTCCCGAATTACAAAAACTCCCCTTATCCAACGTAAAAGGCCAGCTTATAGAAATTGCCTGGCCTAAGGATCTGGCTATACCACAATTCAGCATCAATGGCCGGAAGTATATGGTAGCAAACACAGAAAACCATACCTGTATTTTAGGATCTACTTTCGAACATAATCAACCCGAAATTGTTCCTGACGAAAATGTTGCCTATAATGAAATTATGCCTCCTGCTCTCTCCCTATTTCCAGCTCTTAAAGATGCGACTATCCTGAATTATTATGCGGGGATGCGTTCATCAAGCTCGACACGTTTACCCTTGATTAGTAGGGTAAAAGAAAACCTTTGGTTCCTAGGAGGTTTAGGATCCAAAGGTCTACTTTATCATGGCCTTACCGGAGATATGCTAGCTCAAGCTGTTTTAAAACAATCTACAGCTTATATAGCTAAAGAGTTTCTATTTACTCTTTAA
- a CDS encoding malate dehydrogenase, whose translation MKLTRTVSVAVTGGTGQIAYSFLFALAHGDVFGSDCGIDLRIYDLPGLERVLSGVRMELDDGAYPLLQSLRVTTSLEDAFDGIDAAFLIGAAPRGPGMERSDLLKRNGEIFSLQGSVLNTSAKRDAKIFVVGNPVNTNCWIAMSQAPRLNRRNFHSMLRLDQNRMHTMLAHRAEVPLDEVSHVVIWGNHSAKQVPDFTQALISGKPAVEVIGDRDWLENIMLPSIQNRGSAVIEARGKSSAASAARALAEAARSIFLPKDGEWFSTGVCSDYNPYGIPEDLIFGFPCRMLPSGDYEIVPGLLWDTFIKNKIQISLDEISQEKANVSLL comes from the coding sequence ATGAAACTAACGCGTACGGTTAGCGTTGCTGTTACAGGGGGGACAGGGCAAATTGCCTATAGTTTTCTATTTGCTCTAGCTCATGGTGATGTTTTTGGTAGTGATTGCGGGATAGATTTACGTATATATGACCTCCCTGGGTTAGAGAGAGTGCTTTCAGGTGTTCGTATGGAACTCGATGATGGTGCTTATCCTCTTTTGCAGTCTCTGCGTGTTACAACTTCTCTAGAAGATGCTTTTGATGGTATTGACGCGGCTTTTCTTATAGGAGCGGCACCACGAGGTCCTGGTATGGAACGCTCGGATCTTTTAAAGCGTAACGGAGAGATCTTTTCCCTTCAGGGATCTGTTTTAAATACTTCTGCCAAGCGTGACGCAAAAATTTTTGTGGTTGGTAATCCTGTAAATACGAATTGCTGGATTGCGATGAGCCAAGCTCCAAGATTGAATAGACGGAATTTTCATTCTATGTTGCGGTTAGATCAGAACCGGATGCATACAATGTTAGCTCATCGCGCCGAAGTGCCTTTGGATGAAGTTTCCCACGTTGTCATTTGGGGAAATCATTCGGCAAAACAAGTTCCCGATTTTACTCAAGCGTTAATCTCAGGGAAACCTGCTGTTGAAGTGATTGGTGACCGCGATTGGCTTGAGAATATCATGTTACCCTCTATTCAAAATCGAGGAAGTGCCGTTATAGAAGCTCGTGGGAAATCCTCTGCAGCATCTGCTGCTCGTGCTTTAGCAGAGGCAGCACGCTCTATTTTTCTCCCTAAAGATGGAGAGTGGTTTTCTACTGGAGTATGCTCTGACTACAATCCCTATGGTATTCCTGAAGATTTAATTTTTGGTTTTCCATGTCGTATGCTGCCTTCTGGGGATTATGAGATTGTTCCTGGATTGCTTTGGGATACCTTTATAAAAAATAAGATTCAAATTTCCTTGGATGAAATTTCTCAGGAAAAAGCCAATGTATCTTTGTTATAG
- the ltuA gene encoding protein LtuA (LtuA (late transcription unit A protein) is found exclusively in the genus Chlamydia.) has product MFFIRVRSLGFLDIHGVLSTRKGEQVMKSRSGVWVGVRGAIFYRIAS; this is encoded by the coding sequence ATGTTTTTTATTCGTGTGCGTTCATTAGGTTTTTTAGATATTCACGGTGTTTTATCTACGCGTAAGGGAGAACAGGTGATGAAATCTCGTTCAGGGGTTTGGGTAGGTGTTCGAGGAGCCATTTTCTATCGTATAGCTTCCTGA
- a CDS encoding glucose-6-phosphate isomerase — MDRKGFLDSPSTKILQDLAVAPVDLTTPGIISQERVERFSLSIGGFTLSYATERVDEGVVSALTDLASERGLVSSMQAMQSGEVVNYIDNFPSESRPALHTATRAWVKEIPLTGNAEDIALRSKIEAQRLKDFLHQYRDAFTTIVQIGIGGSELGPKALHRALKGCCPSDKKVYFVSNIDPDNAAEVLQEIDCSKTLVVTVSKSGTTLETAVNEEFIADHFLKQGLHFRDHFIAVTCEGSPMDDRSKYLEVFHIWDSIGGRYSSTSMVGGVVLGFAYGFDVFFQLLEGAAAMDLAALAPQMSENLPMLAAMLGIWNRNFLGYPTSVIVPYSAGLEYFPAHLQQCGMESNGKSIAQTGEIIGFATSPILWGEVGTNSQHSFFQCLHQGSDVIPIEFIGFLDNQRGRDIVISGSTSSQKLFANMVAQSIALAKGRENTNPNKSFRGNRPSSLLVAERLTPYTMGALLAFYEHKIVFQGFCWGINSFDQEGVTLGKDLANQVLGIMQGQAKEGACLEAEALLKLFNSTQKKKS, encoded by the coding sequence ATGGATAGAAAAGGCTTTTTAGATAGCCCCTCAACAAAGATATTACAAGATTTGGCTGTCGCGCCTGTGGATTTAACTACCCCGGGAATAATTTCACAAGAGCGTGTAGAAAGATTTTCATTATCCATAGGAGGTTTCACCCTAAGCTATGCTACAGAACGAGTTGATGAAGGTGTTGTATCAGCCTTGACGGATTTAGCTTCTGAACGTGGTCTTGTGTCTTCTATGCAAGCGATGCAAAGCGGCGAGGTTGTAAACTATATTGATAATTTCCCTAGTGAATCTCGCCCTGCCTTGCACACAGCAACACGTGCTTGGGTTAAGGAAATTCCTTTAACAGGAAATGCAGAGGATATTGCTTTAAGGTCTAAAATTGAAGCACAACGCTTAAAAGACTTCTTACATCAATATCGAGATGCTTTTACTACTATTGTGCAGATTGGTATTGGGGGTTCGGAGCTGGGGCCGAAAGCTTTACATCGTGCCTTAAAAGGTTGTTGTCCTTCGGATAAGAAAGTCTATTTCGTTTCTAATATTGACCCCGATAATGCAGCAGAAGTTTTACAGGAGATCGATTGTTCCAAAACTTTAGTTGTGACTGTATCGAAATCAGGAACTACATTAGAAACTGCTGTGAATGAAGAATTCATTGCTGATCATTTCTTAAAACAGGGTCTCCACTTCCGTGACCACTTCATTGCTGTTACTTGTGAGGGGAGTCCCATGGACGACAGAAGTAAGTATCTTGAAGTTTTCCATATTTGGGATAGCATTGGGGGGAGGTATTCCTCTACATCTATGGTCGGTGGTGTTGTTTTAGGCTTTGCTTATGGATTTGATGTTTTTTTTCAGCTCCTTGAAGGAGCTGCAGCTATGGATTTAGCTGCTTTGGCACCGCAAATGAGTGAAAACCTGCCTATGTTAGCAGCAATGTTGGGAATTTGGAACCGTAATTTCTTGGGTTACCCTACCTCAGTGATTGTTCCCTATTCTGCGGGTTTAGAGTACTTCCCCGCGCACTTGCAGCAATGTGGTATGGAATCCAACGGGAAAAGTATTGCTCAAACTGGGGAGATAATAGGATTTGCTACCAGTCCGATCCTTTGGGGGGAAGTCGGTACCAATAGCCAACACTCCTTTTTTCAGTGCCTACACCAAGGTAGCGATGTCATTCCTATAGAATTTATTGGTTTTCTTGATAATCAAAGAGGAAGAGATATCGTCATTTCTGGATCTACCTCTTCCCAGAAGCTTTTTGCTAATATGGTCGCGCAATCTATAGCTTTAGCCAAGGGACGAGAAAATACTAACCCGAATAAGAGCTTTAGAGGCAATCGTCCTTCTTCTCTTCTTGTTGCTGAGCGGCTGACTCCTTACACTATGGGAGCTCTCTTGGCTTTCTACGAACATAAGATCGTCTTCCAAGGCTTTTGCTGGGGGATTAACTCTTTCGATCAGGAAGGAGTTACTCTAGGAAAAGATCTCGCCAACCAGGTTCTGGGAATTATGCAGGGGCAGGCGAAAGAAGGGGCTTGCCTTGAGGCAGAAGCATTGTTAAAGCTTTTTAACAGTACACAGAAGAAAAAATCTTAA
- a CDS encoding site-specific tyrosine recombinase XerD has protein sequence MTSAQFCDAILEQFTLFLSVDRGLSSNSISAYCQDITLFLKINTITSIAEISQDSVHLFVRQLHKRKEAEATLARRLIALKVFFRFLKEAKLLEHPPLIEHPKIWKRLPTVLTPQEVDALLAIPKKTPTSSLISTRDTAILHTLYSTGIRVSELCGLHIGDVSDDFLRVTGKGSKTRLVPLGKLASAAIDAYLCPFRENLQKKQSEEHHLFLSIRGHKLERSCVWKRIHYYAKQVTHKRVSPHSLRHAFATHLLDNKADLRVIQEMLGHARIASTEVYTHVAADTLMENFLSYHPRNLS, from the coding sequence ATGACCTCAGCCCAGTTTTGCGATGCTATCCTTGAACAATTTACTCTTTTTCTATCAGTAGATCGCGGTCTTAGCTCCAATTCGATTTCCGCCTATTGTCAGGACATTACCTTATTCCTAAAAATCAACACCATTACATCAATTGCAGAAATCTCTCAAGACAGTGTGCATCTGTTCGTTCGTCAGCTACATAAACGCAAAGAAGCTGAAGCCACTTTAGCACGTCGTCTCATCGCCCTAAAAGTATTCTTTCGATTTCTCAAAGAGGCGAAGCTTCTTGAACACCCCCCTCTGATCGAGCATCCCAAAATTTGGAAACGCCTACCCACTGTACTCACGCCACAAGAAGTGGATGCCCTTTTAGCGATTCCTAAGAAAACGCCAACCTCTTCTCTCATCTCTACTCGAGATACGGCTATTCTCCATACGTTATACTCTACAGGTATACGTGTATCTGAGCTCTGCGGTTTACACATCGGAGATGTTAGCGATGACTTTCTTCGCGTTACAGGGAAAGGTTCGAAAACACGACTTGTTCCCTTAGGGAAACTTGCGAGCGCAGCCATTGACGCCTATCTCTGTCCTTTTCGAGAAAACCTCCAAAAGAAACAATCTGAAGAGCACCACCTATTTCTCTCTATACGCGGACATAAACTCGAGCGTTCTTGCGTATGGAAAAGAATCCATTATTACGCAAAGCAAGTCACCCACAAACGCGTCTCACCCCACTCGCTAAGGCATGCCTTTGCTACTCACTTATTAGACAACAAGGCCGACCTCAGAGTCATTCAAGAAATGCTCGGTCATGCACGCATTGCCTCTACAGAAGTCTATACACATGTAGCCGCAGATACCCTAATGGAAAACTTTCTTTCCTATCACCCGAGGAATCTCTCCTAA
- a CDS encoding SycD/LcrH family type III secretion system chaperone codes for MSYLAYLLEKVAASSKEDFPFPDDLESYLAGYFPNQDLPLDTYQKLFKISSEELERVYKEGYNAYLNREYQVSSETFRWLVFFNPFVSKFWFSLGASLHVSKLYPQALHAYAVTALLRDKDPYPHYYAYICYTLMDEHENANKALELAWERAKHHSAYQELKAEILDIKNHA; via the coding sequence ATGTCATATTTAGCGTATTTATTAGAAAAAGTAGCAGCCTCTAGCAAAGAAGATTTTCCTTTTCCTGATGATTTGGAAAGTTATCTTGCAGGATATTTCCCAAATCAAGATCTTCCTTTGGACACGTACCAAAAGCTATTCAAAATCTCTTCAGAAGAGCTAGAACGTGTGTATAAAGAAGGCTATAACGCCTATTTAAATAGAGAATATCAAGTAAGTAGTGAAACTTTCCGTTGGCTAGTATTCTTTAATCCTTTCGTCTCGAAGTTTTGGTTTTCTTTAGGAGCTTCTTTACATGTGAGCAAGCTCTATCCCCAAGCTTTACATGCCTATGCAGTCACGGCATTATTAAGAGATAAAGATCCTTATCCTCATTACTATGCTTACATTTGCTATACACTCATGGACGAACATGAGAACGCAAATAAAGCTTTAGAACTTGCTTGGGAACGCGCCAAACATCATAGCGCTTACCAAGAACTAAAAGCAGAAATCTTGGATATAAAAAACCATGCATAA
- a CDS encoding class I SAM-dependent methyltransferase codes for MSYSNRLKSFVLKKSSFIYVLRVWMYRIWFSIREYVGLSVSLYVRYPKLLLYDLAKFVYSLLKNPYRKLRRSPQSSLLREGNVYGETPWLALNKVSREFGVTSQDVVYDLGCGLGKVCFWFSHILRCQVVGVDNQPTFINFSSYLHRLLSVQPAVFLKEHFHETLLSQASCVYFYGSSYSLKVLKSVLKALKELKPGNMVISISFPLDSLPGGDQLFFTEKSCNVIFPWGKTKAYKNIRK; via the coding sequence ATGTCGTATTCCAACCGCCTAAAGAGCTTCGTACTTAAAAAGTCTTCATTCATATATGTATTGCGCGTATGGATGTATAGAATATGGTTTTCTATTAGAGAATATGTTGGTCTATCTGTATCCCTCTATGTTCGCTATCCAAAGTTGCTTTTATACGATCTAGCGAAGTTTGTTTATTCTTTATTAAAAAATCCTTACCGAAAGTTACGTCGTTCTCCACAATCTTCATTATTGAGAGAAGGGAATGTATATGGAGAAACTCCTTGGTTGGCTTTGAATAAAGTCAGTAGGGAATTTGGAGTGACTTCTCAAGATGTTGTTTATGATTTAGGCTGTGGATTAGGAAAAGTCTGTTTTTGGTTTTCCCATATCCTTAGATGTCAGGTTGTCGGTGTGGATAATCAGCCTACTTTCATAAACTTTTCCTCGTATCTACATCGTCTCTTATCTGTACAACCTGCGGTATTTTTGAAAGAACATTTCCACGAAACACTGTTGTCTCAAGCCTCTTGTGTTTACTTCTATGGTTCTTCGTATTCTTTAAAGGTATTAAAAAGTGTTTTAAAGGCTTTGAAAGAGCTGAAACCTGGAAATATGGTTATCAGTATTTCCTTTCCTTTGGATTCTTTACCTGGAGGGGATCAGTTGTTTTTCACTGAGAAAAGCTGCAATGTCATTTTCCCTTGGGGGAAGACGAAAGCATATAAAAATATAAGGAAATAA
- the ispH gene encoding 4-hydroxy-3-methylbut-2-enyl diphosphate reductase — protein sequence MRRVILSNPRGFCAGVVRAIQVVESALEKWGAPIYVKHEIVHNRHVVDDLKRRGAIFIEDLKDVPCGEKVIYSAHGIPPEVREEAKARNLFDIDATCVLVTKIHSAVKLYASKGYQIILIGKKKHVEVIGIRGEAPESVTVVEKVEDVANLPFDIHVPLFFVTQTTLSLDDVAEVTQALKARYPHIITLPSSSVCYATQNRQEALRAVLPRVNFVYVIGDVQSSNSNRLREVAEKRNIPARLVNSPDHISDEILHYSGDIAVTAGASTPEHIIQSCISRLKELIPDLQVEEDIFTTEDVVFQPPKELRT from the coding sequence ATGCGTAGAGTGATTTTAAGTAATCCTAGAGGATTTTGCGCTGGAGTCGTTCGGGCTATTCAAGTTGTGGAATCTGCTTTAGAAAAATGGGGAGCTCCTATTTATGTAAAACATGAAATTGTTCACAACCGTCATGTAGTTGATGATCTTAAGAGACGTGGGGCAATTTTTATAGAAGATCTTAAGGATGTTCCTTGTGGAGAAAAGGTTATTTATTCTGCTCACGGTATCCCTCCAGAAGTTCGTGAGGAGGCAAAGGCTCGGAATCTTTTTGATATAGATGCGACCTGTGTCTTGGTAACTAAGATTCATTCTGCGGTTAAGCTTTATGCGAGCAAAGGTTATCAAATTATTTTGATAGGCAAGAAGAAGCACGTGGAAGTTATAGGGATTCGAGGTGAAGCTCCCGAGAGTGTCACCGTAGTAGAAAAAGTAGAAGATGTTGCCAACTTACCCTTCGATATTCATGTGCCTTTATTTTTTGTAACTCAAACCACTTTGAGTTTAGATGATGTTGCCGAGGTGACCCAAGCTTTGAAGGCACGTTATCCTCATATTATTACTTTACCGAGTTCTTCAGTATGTTATGCTACACAAAATCGCCAAGAAGCATTACGTGCAGTGCTGCCTAGGGTGAATTTTGTTTATGTTATTGGAGATGTTCAAAGTTCTAACTCTAACCGGTTACGTGAGGTTGCTGAAAAAAGAAATATCCCCGCACGGCTAGTGAATAGTCCCGATCATATTTCTGATGAAATTTTACATTATTCTGGTGATATTGCCGTAACAGCAGGAGCATCCACTCCTGAGCATATTATTCAATCTTGTATTTCTAGGTTGAAAGAATTAATACCTGATTTACAAGTTGAAGAGGATATATTTACTACAGAAGATGTCGTATTCCAACCGCCTAAAGAGCTTCGTACTTAA